The following coding sequences lie in one Kribbella sp. NBC_00709 genomic window:
- a CDS encoding ABC transporter substrate-binding protein: MALDQSVSRRRLLQLIGGASVAATAVGTLAACGGGGGSSSSGGTVKVIGAGSQEAGLRKALDDYKKANADFDFNLSFSPADQLQTALRAQLAAGNAPDLHAVYPGNGSAMSMVQLSKANLLADLSDQSWTQKIPTGFKGAFQQDGKTFIFSPGTSVLGAIYNKKAFATAGVEVPTTWSELLAVCDKLKKKGIIPIALGAQTPWVTQLIDYALVPGTVYAKTPDFDDKMTAGNASFADSGWADAMDKYLELQKKGFFNDNPNGTTYEQATSMVGTGKAAMAVQVSAVLQAFRQASPTPDDLGMFPFPATDVVADNWIPGGVVVGIAVSAKSKKADQVKKFIEYCGQPENVNAWAEAVACVPLYSDGDAKVDPVLKPFLPYLKDNKAVPFMDQRWPNAEVQPTHFAVVQELLGGKSTVPAALKKMDEAYRKSV; encoded by the coding sequence ATGGCACTCGATCAGTCCGTCAGCCGACGGCGGCTCCTGCAGCTGATCGGCGGCGCCTCTGTCGCCGCCACGGCGGTCGGCACGCTGGCGGCCTGCGGCGGAGGCGGCGGCTCGTCATCGTCCGGCGGCACCGTCAAGGTGATCGGCGCAGGCAGCCAGGAGGCCGGCCTGCGCAAGGCGCTCGACGACTACAAGAAGGCGAACGCCGACTTCGACTTCAATCTCTCGTTCTCGCCGGCCGACCAGCTGCAGACCGCGCTCCGGGCCCAGCTCGCGGCCGGTAACGCACCGGACCTGCACGCCGTCTACCCGGGCAACGGCAGCGCGATGTCGATGGTCCAGCTCAGCAAGGCCAACCTGCTGGCCGACCTCAGCGACCAGTCCTGGACCCAGAAGATCCCGACCGGCTTCAAGGGCGCGTTCCAGCAGGACGGGAAGACGTTCATCTTCTCGCCCGGTACCAGCGTGCTCGGCGCGATCTACAACAAGAAGGCGTTCGCGACCGCCGGCGTGGAGGTGCCGACCACCTGGTCGGAGCTGCTCGCGGTCTGCGACAAGCTCAAGAAGAAGGGCATCATCCCGATCGCCCTCGGCGCCCAGACCCCGTGGGTCACCCAGCTCATCGACTATGCGCTGGTCCCCGGCACGGTCTACGCCAAGACGCCTGACTTCGACGACAAGATGACGGCCGGCAACGCGTCGTTCGCCGACTCCGGCTGGGCCGACGCGATGGACAAGTACCTCGAGCTGCAGAAGAAGGGTTTCTTCAACGACAACCCGAACGGCACGACGTACGAGCAGGCCACCTCGATGGTCGGCACCGGCAAGGCCGCGATGGCGGTCCAGGTGTCCGCGGTCCTGCAGGCGTTCCGCCAGGCCTCGCCGACACCGGACGACCTCGGCATGTTCCCGTTCCCGGCCACGGACGTCGTCGCCGACAACTGGATCCCCGGCGGGGTCGTGGTCGGCATCGCGGTCAGCGCGAAGAGCAAGAAGGCCGACCAGGTGAAGAAGTTCATCGAGTACTGCGGTCAGCCGGAGAACGTCAACGCCTGGGCCGAGGCGGTCGCGTGCGTACCGCTGTACTCCGACGGCGACGCCAAGGTGGACCCGGTGCTGAAGCCGTTCCTCCCGTACCTGAAGGACAACAAGGCCGTCCCGTTCATGGACCAGCGCTGGCCGAACGCCGAGGTCCAGCCCACCCACTTCGCCGTCGTCCAGGAGCTGCTCGGCGGCAAGAGCACCGTCCCGGCCGCCCTGAAGAAGATGGACGAGGCCTACCGGAAGAGCGTATGA
- a CDS encoding ArsR/SmtB family transcription factor, with the protein MGGDADVARAAGLMAEPARAKVLMALADGRALPASLLASEAGVSPQTVSGHLRKLLDGGLVAVERSGRHRYYKLSGPEVAAAVEALARIAKPEPIKSLRQSTRAAALREARTCYDHLAGRLGVALLDGLVRRDALTRTDGGVGADRRTDDPLAAQLPDGPYALGPNATEVFAELGVDLSDQPSRRQLLRFCVDWSEQRHHLSGQLGASVVHSLLARDWLHRRSNQRAVDLTPAGHKALADLLVL; encoded by the coding sequence ATGGGTGGAGATGCGGATGTGGCTCGCGCCGCCGGTCTGATGGCCGAGCCTGCGCGGGCGAAGGTCCTGATGGCACTGGCGGACGGCCGAGCGCTGCCTGCCTCCTTGCTCGCTTCGGAGGCCGGTGTGTCACCGCAGACGGTCAGTGGGCACCTGCGCAAGCTCCTGGACGGCGGTCTGGTCGCAGTCGAGCGCTCCGGGAGGCACAGGTACTACAAACTGTCCGGACCGGAGGTTGCCGCGGCCGTAGAAGCGCTGGCCCGCATCGCGAAACCCGAACCGATCAAGTCACTCCGTCAGAGCACCCGCGCCGCAGCGCTCCGTGAAGCCCGTACCTGCTACGACCACCTGGCCGGCCGCCTTGGCGTTGCCCTGCTCGACGGGCTGGTACGGCGGGACGCCCTGACCCGCACCGACGGCGGTGTCGGCGCAGACCGTCGTACGGACGACCCACTCGCCGCACAGCTCCCGGATGGTCCCTATGCCTTGGGCCCTAACGCCACAGAGGTCTTTGCCGAACTAGGCGTTGACCTGTCCGATCAGCCGTCGCGCCGCCAGCTCCTGAGGTTCTGCGTCGACTGGAGCGAACAACGCCACCACCTGTCCGGCCAGCTGGGCGCCTCCGTCGTACACAGTCTCCTGGCCCGCGACTGGCTCCACCGTCGTTCCAACCAACGAGCTGTCGACCTGACTCCTGCAGGCCACAAAGCCCTTGCTGACCTGCTGGTTCTCTAG
- a CDS encoding MFS transporter, whose product MLLALLCVGIFLVQLDVTVVNVALPTIRTGLHTSASGQQWVVSGYMIALAGLLLVCGALGDRIGHRRIVLAGLTIFGAASLACGIAPNIELLIAARALQGVGAALLLPGTLAVITHQYVDSAARARAVGIWAGAGALALVAGPILGGALVSGFGWRAVFLVNLPVITLALPMAWRMVPRRRTARRETRIRLHIGPAFVGANVVSGLMNLVGLGTLLALTLYLQEHLDQSALRAGLELLPVLLPLAVLGPVSGRITARYGSRLPMSFGLALGAIGSFCLLLVHPDSRYGAVIPVEVCLGLGMGLLTAAVVHAAIAALPPDRAGLAGGVNNTARQAVGAAGVALYSAVLSRSATFTTGLHTLAWVGGVLWVVALGITWLTVD is encoded by the coding sequence ATGCTCCTCGCGTTGCTGTGCGTCGGAATCTTCCTGGTGCAGCTCGACGTGACCGTGGTCAACGTCGCGTTGCCGACCATCCGGACCGGTCTTCATACCAGTGCATCCGGGCAGCAGTGGGTCGTGAGCGGCTACATGATCGCGTTGGCCGGGCTGCTGCTCGTGTGCGGCGCACTGGGCGACCGGATCGGTCACCGCCGGATTGTCCTTGCAGGGCTGACGATTTTCGGCGCAGCGTCCTTGGCGTGCGGCATAGCACCGAACATCGAGCTCCTCATCGCTGCACGGGCACTCCAGGGCGTCGGCGCCGCGCTGCTCCTACCAGGAACACTTGCCGTCATCACCCACCAGTACGTCGACAGTGCCGCAAGGGCCCGTGCTGTTGGGATCTGGGCCGGCGCGGGCGCACTGGCACTGGTCGCCGGACCCATCCTCGGTGGTGCATTGGTCAGCGGATTCGGCTGGCGTGCAGTGTTCCTGGTCAACTTGCCGGTCATCACGTTGGCCCTGCCAATGGCCTGGCGGATGGTGCCGCGGCGCCGGACCGCTCGCCGCGAGACACGCATCCGGCTGCACATCGGCCCAGCGTTCGTCGGCGCCAACGTGGTCTCCGGCCTGATGAATCTGGTTGGTCTAGGCACGCTGCTCGCTCTAACCCTTTACCTGCAAGAGCATCTGGACCAATCGGCGCTTCGCGCCGGCCTGGAGCTGCTCCCCGTTCTGCTGCCACTGGCCGTTCTTGGCCCTGTCTCAGGTCGCATCACCGCTCGATACGGTTCTCGGCTCCCGATGTCGTTCGGGCTTGCTCTTGGGGCTATCGGCTCGTTCTGCCTACTGCTAGTCCATCCGGACAGCCGTTACGGCGCAGTCATTCCGGTAGAGGTCTGCCTGGGCTTGGGCATGGGCCTGCTGACCGCTGCGGTGGTGCATGCGGCCATCGCAGCGCTGCCCCCGGATCGCGCCGGGCTGGCCGGCGGCGTCAACAACACCGCACGGCAGGCCGTCGGCGCAGCGGGTGTAGCGCTCTACAGCGCGGTGCTGAGCCGTTCCGCGACCTTCACCACAGGTCTTCACACCCTCGCCTGGGTCGGCGGCGTCCTGTGGGTGGTTGCACTCGGCATCACTTGGCTGACAGTCGACTAG